The Nodosilinea sp. PGN35 genome has a window encoding:
- a CDS encoding fumarate reductase/succinate dehydrogenase flavoprotein subunit: MNIQYLKTDFLVVGGGTAGTMAGIKAKQASPESDVLILEKANIRRSGAIAMGMDGVNTAVIPGNSTPEQYVREITIANDGIVNQKAVYETGRLGFEVIQELESWGVKFQKDHEGNYDLKQVHRVGKYVLPMPEGKDLKKILARQVKRHKVNVTNRVMATRVMVQNGRVTGAVGLDVRNGNMVVIQAKAVVLCTGACGRLGLPASGYLYGTYENPTNAGDGYSMAYHAGAELTNIECFQINPLIKDYNGPACAYVASPFGAYTANAEGHRFINCDYWSGQMMLEVYKELHSGKGPVHLKMYHLDDDTINEIETILWDNERPSRGRFHEGRGESYRTHGVEMNISEIGLCSGHSASGVWVNERAETTVPGLYAAGDMASVPHNYMIGAFVYGRIAGQNAMDYVRDLEHVEPDAEFLAAEQARIYAPLQQPDGVPHTQIEYKLRRLVNDYLQPPKSPNNMDIGLQKFVAYEDTLGLMGARDPHELMRCMEVHFIRDCAEMAARASLFRKETRWGLYHYRLDYPEKNNEEWFCHVNLKKGESGHMELFKRPVEPYIVDVDLVEEVYDVAVR, encoded by the coding sequence GTGAACATTCAGTATCTTAAAACTGATTTTCTAGTCGTCGGCGGTGGCACCGCTGGCACGATGGCAGGCATTAAGGCCAAGCAGGCCAGCCCCGAGAGCGACGTGCTGATTTTAGAGAAGGCCAACATTCGCCGCAGCGGGGCGATCGCCATGGGCATGGACGGGGTCAACACCGCCGTCATCCCCGGTAACTCTACCCCCGAGCAGTACGTGCGCGAAATCACCATCGCCAACGACGGCATTGTGAATCAAAAAGCCGTCTACGAAACCGGGCGGCTGGGCTTTGAGGTGATCCAGGAGCTGGAGAGCTGGGGGGTTAAGTTTCAAAAAGACCACGAGGGCAACTACGACCTCAAGCAGGTGCACCGGGTGGGCAAGTACGTGCTGCCCATGCCCGAGGGCAAAGACCTGAAGAAAATTCTCGCCCGCCAGGTCAAGCGCCACAAGGTCAACGTCACCAACCGGGTGATGGCTACCCGCGTCATGGTGCAGAACGGTCGCGTCACCGGGGCGGTGGGCCTCGACGTGCGCAACGGCAATATGGTGGTGATTCAGGCCAAAGCCGTCGTGCTGTGTACTGGGGCCTGCGGTCGCCTGGGTCTGCCCGCCTCCGGCTACCTCTACGGCACCTACGAAAACCCCACCAACGCGGGCGACGGCTACTCCATGGCCTACCACGCCGGGGCGGAGCTCACCAACATCGAGTGCTTTCAGATCAACCCGCTGATCAAAGACTACAACGGCCCCGCCTGCGCCTACGTGGCCAGCCCCTTTGGTGCCTACACCGCCAACGCCGAGGGCCACCGCTTCATCAACTGCGACTACTGGAGCGGCCAGATGATGCTGGAGGTCTACAAAGAGCTGCACTCGGGCAAAGGCCCGGTACACCTGAAGATGTACCACCTCGACGACGACACGATCAACGAAATCGAAACCATTCTGTGGGACAACGAGCGCCCCAGCCGGGGCCGATTCCACGAGGGCCGGGGCGAAAGCTACCGCACCCACGGCGTCGAGATGAATATCTCTGAAATTGGCCTGTGCAGCGGCCACAGCGCCTCCGGCGTCTGGGTGAATGAGCGGGCTGAAACCACCGTCCCCGGCCTGTATGCGGCGGGCGATATGGCCAGCGTGCCCCACAACTACATGATTGGGGCCTTCGTCTACGGCCGCATTGCGGGCCAAAACGCCATGGACTACGTGCGCGACCTGGAGCATGTGGAACCCGACGCCGAATTCCTCGCCGCCGAGCAGGCCCGCATCTACGCCCCGCTCCAGCAGCCCGACGGCGTGCCCCACACCCAGATCGAGTACAAGCTGCGCCGCCTGGTCAACGACTACCTGCAACCGCCCAAGTCGCCCAACAATATGGATATCGGTCTGCAAAAGTTTGTCGCCTACGAAGACACCCTCGGCCTAATGGGAGCCCGCGATCCCCACGAGCTGATGCGCTGCATGGAGGTGCACTTCATCCGCGACTGCGCCGAAATGGCCGCCCGTGCCTCCCTGTTCCGTAAAGAGACCCGCTGGGGCCTCTACCACTACCGCCTCGACTATCCCGAAAAGAACAACGAGGAATGGTTCTGCCACGTCAACCTGAAGAAGGGCGAAAGCGGCCACATGGAGCTGTTTAAGCGCCCGGTTGAGCCCTACATCGTCGATGTCGATCTGGTGGAAGAAGTCTATGACGTCGCGGTTCGGTAG
- a CDS encoding HEAT repeat domain-containing protein: protein MYTADMDPEVAQWVEMLRSPDLDNRLVAVKTLQHLGDEDAIEPLIGALYDENPTVQEIAITTLWEFANPVAINPLIECLSSPHENVRSEALSALKELVSTNDLMRLLDVLQVGNVHAQLNVLVLLRKIHDAQALPFILPFFEAENPELREAAVITLRYLNQVVRCEPALALAKDPNEAVRRATALTLGHLNDAEVVPLLCELLTSDPDWQVRRNAAQSLDILADPAAIASLVKAMDDPEWQVRKFTARALQKTPDVQALPALIKALADEYSDVRRDAATALGKLADTNALPALQQTLNDPDMDVRIFSQRAIDAIQKSQPETSNV from the coding sequence ATGTACACCGCCGATATGGACCCCGAAGTAGCCCAATGGGTTGAGATGCTGCGATCGCCCGATCTAGACAACCGCCTAGTCGCTGTCAAAACCCTGCAACACCTGGGCGATGAGGATGCGATCGAACCCTTAATTGGGGCGCTTTACGACGAAAACCCCACCGTACAGGAGATCGCCATCACCACCCTGTGGGAGTTTGCTAACCCGGTGGCCATCAACCCGCTGATCGAGTGCCTCAGTTCGCCCCACGAGAACGTGCGCAGCGAAGCGCTGTCCGCCCTGAAGGAGCTAGTCTCCACCAATGACCTGATGCGGCTGCTGGATGTGTTGCAGGTGGGCAATGTCCACGCCCAGCTCAACGTGCTGGTGCTGCTGCGCAAAATCCACGATGCTCAGGCACTGCCGTTTATTCTGCCCTTCTTTGAGGCGGAGAACCCCGAGCTGCGGGAGGCGGCGGTGATTACCCTGCGCTACCTGAACCAGGTGGTACGCTGCGAACCGGCCCTGGCCCTGGCGAAAGACCCTAACGAGGCGGTGCGGCGGGCGACGGCGCTCACCCTGGGCCACCTCAACGATGCCGAGGTGGTGCCGCTGCTGTGCGAACTGCTGACCAGCGACCCTGACTGGCAGGTGCGGCGCAATGCGGCCCAGTCGCTGGATATTCTGGCTGACCCGGCGGCGATCGCATCCCTGGTCAAAGCGATGGATGACCCCGAATGGCAGGTGCGCAAGTTCACCGCTCGGGCGTTGCAGAAAACCCCGGATGTCCAGGCTCTACCGGCATTGATCAAGGCCCTGGCCGACGAATACTCCGACGTGCGGCGCGATGCGGCCACCGCCCTGGGCAAACTGGCCGACACCAACGCTCTGCCCGCCCTGCAACAGACCCTCAACGACCCCGATATGGACGTGCGGATTTTTTCCCAGCGGGCCATTGACGCGATCCAGAAGTCTCAGCCAGAAACCTCTAATGTCTAG
- a CDS encoding LysR substrate-binding domain-containing protein: protein MEIYQLKVFLEVARCLSFTEAADTLNLTQPAVSAKIKCLESELETPLFRRLGRRIELTQAGEYLLEEGPSLVDLESRLVAEIEEIKQGKFSTLKIGCMPDVLSNWLPSVLYEYRRVYPDVQTKCLQFDAVEPLYRAIKTGEVDIAVSDLSFSTFDEMLGLAIGSVHYSLIVSSSHQLAQRPWLSLKELADHAWVLPPEGVPSRIMLQKRMQELGLNLTDFAQLEVVDAASLMRTYLLQGHYLGFVSDFEFQMECEAGLLRRIPLEEFALGTPLFLLMAKRLGRALGLTGQPASRSGLGLEPIRQFLAMVQGQPGVAQGLLAKGSSFPSPLTAPSAETPEKVPRFQAPNFLVRSGGTSGTETINLTIGTQNRTIQTVTAGLIIQRLGLLEHFLPREGRYSGVQYRLRWADYDSGAPIVAGLEAQQIDIGVLGDYPLLLSAAAGDSTAPAAGTRLISFVASNLDGTGNDIIVPQHSTLDCIDDLAGRVIAVPFGSAAHGMVMRSLHHRQILNDVTLTSIDSAGPQRSGRSSAPVDGYAYFAPFHEIARHKGQFRRLLHENLDGLPTFHGVVIRAALAEQYPEIAVAYLRSLLAAQYWYATQPMATTLVSRWVKMDAAIVTKTLRSSASDQANVVYLPETQLRTDWLQAHIQQLGQIAGQEHLGQINLDRWMQPEFLERAIASF, encoded by the coding sequence ATGGAAATTTACCAGTTAAAAGTATTTTTAGAAGTCGCTCGCTGTCTCAGCTTTACTGAAGCAGCAGACACCCTAAATTTAACCCAGCCTGCGGTCAGCGCCAAAATTAAATGTCTAGAGTCTGAGCTTGAAACTCCCTTATTCAGGCGCTTAGGTCGGCGCATAGAGCTGACCCAGGCAGGAGAATACCTGCTCGAAGAAGGCCCCAGCCTGGTGGATTTAGAAAGCCGTCTGGTGGCTGAAATTGAAGAAATCAAGCAGGGGAAATTCAGTACCTTAAAAATTGGCTGCATGCCCGACGTGCTGAGCAACTGGCTGCCATCGGTACTGTACGAATATCGCCGGGTTTATCCCGATGTACAAACCAAGTGTTTGCAGTTTGACGCCGTTGAACCGCTGTATCGCGCCATTAAGACTGGCGAGGTCGATATTGCTGTCTCAGATCTAAGTTTTTCGACTTTTGATGAAATGTTGGGGCTGGCAATTGGCTCCGTTCACTACTCGCTGATCGTGTCCAGCAGCCATCAGCTCGCTCAGCGGCCCTGGCTGAGCCTAAAAGAGCTGGCTGACCATGCCTGGGTCTTGCCCCCAGAGGGCGTACCCAGTCGCATTATGCTGCAAAAGCGGATGCAAGAACTGGGGCTAAATTTAACCGATTTTGCCCAACTCGAAGTTGTCGATGCCGCCAGTTTAATGCGCACCTATCTACTCCAGGGCCACTACCTGGGGTTTGTCTCTGACTTTGAGTTTCAAATGGAGTGCGAGGCTGGGCTGCTGCGTCGCATTCCCCTCGAAGAATTTGCCCTCGGCACGCCACTGTTTTTGCTGATGGCCAAGCGCCTGGGCCGTGCCCTGGGACTAACGGGGCAGCCCGCTAGTCGGAGTGGACTAGGTCTAGAGCCGATTCGCCAGTTTTTGGCCATGGTGCAGGGCCAGCCCGGCGTTGCCCAGGGTCTGCTTGCCAAAGGTTCGTCTTTCCCCAGCCCATTGACGGCACCATCAGCTGAAACTCCAGAGAAAGTGCCCCGGTTCCAGGCTCCTAACTTTTTGGTGCGCTCTGGTGGTACCAGCGGCACCGAGACGATCAACCTCACCATTGGCACCCAAAACCGCACGATTCAAACCGTAACGGCCGGGCTGATTATTCAGCGGCTGGGTTTGTTGGAGCATTTCTTGCCCCGCGAGGGTCGCTACAGCGGGGTGCAGTATCGGCTGCGCTGGGCTGACTACGATTCTGGGGCACCGATTGTGGCTGGGCTAGAGGCTCAGCAGATCGACATTGGGGTGCTGGGGGATTACCCGCTGCTGCTCAGTGCGGCAGCGGGGGACAGTACCGCCCCGGCGGCAGGCACTCGGCTGATTAGCTTTGTGGCCAGCAACCTCGATGGCACTGGCAACGACATCATTGTGCCCCAGCACTCGACCCTCGACTGCATTGACGACCTGGCGGGGCGGGTGATTGCGGTGCCCTTTGGCTCGGCCGCCCACGGCATGGTGATGCGATCGCTCCACCACCGCCAAATTCTCAACGATGTCACCCTAACCTCCATCGACAGCGCTGGCCCCCAGCGCTCGGGCCGCAGCTCGGCCCCGGTGGATGGCTACGCCTACTTCGCCCCTTTCCACGAAATTGCCAGGCACAAGGGCCAGTTTCGCCGCCTGCTGCACGAAAACCTCGATGGCCTGCCCACCTTCCACGGCGTCGTGATTCGCGCCGCCCTGGCCGAGCAGTATCCCGAAATTGCCGTGGCCTACCTGCGATCGCTGCTGGCCGCCCAATATTGGTATGCCACTCAGCCCATGGCCACCACCCTGGTCAGTCGCTGGGTGAAGATGGATGCCGCGATTGTGACTAAGACCCTGCGCTCTAGCGCCAGCGACCAGGCCAATGTGGTCTACCTCCCCGAAACGCAGTTGCGCACCGACTGGCTCCAGGCACATATCCAGCAGCTGGGACAGATCGCAGGGCAAGAACATCTTGGGCAAATTAACCTCGACCGTTGGATGCAGCCGGAGTTTTTGGAGCGGGCGATTGCATCTTTTTGA
- a CDS encoding ABC transporter ATP-binding protein yields the protein MTMTQLEQRQTTKGAVQVEGLSVTFRNRGQDVHVLNQIQLGIKPGEFVCLLGPSGCGKSTLLNVIAGFIKPTAGYVMVDQAPVTKPGADRGFVFQQYSLLPWKTAFQNIELGLKIRGMAKGDRTELVHDYLNRVGLYKHRNSYPHQMSGGMQQRASIVRALVNSPSVLLMDEPFAALDAQTRHMMQELLLDIWDDLKTTVIFVTHDIEEAIFLGDRICIMGVQPGHIKAELPIGLRRPRHFDDTLSAEFVNLHRQVFECIREETMKSMEGCL from the coding sequence ATGACGATGACGCAGTTAGAGCAACGACAGACGACTAAAGGAGCTGTTCAAGTAGAGGGCCTATCGGTCACCTTTCGCAATCGAGGCCAAGATGTTCACGTGCTGAATCAAATTCAGCTGGGCATTAAACCGGGGGAGTTTGTCTGTTTACTGGGGCCGTCGGGGTGCGGCAAATCGACGTTGTTAAACGTGATTGCCGGGTTCATTAAACCGACGGCGGGCTATGTGATGGTCGATCAGGCTCCGGTTACTAAACCGGGGGCCGATCGCGGCTTTGTGTTTCAGCAGTACTCGCTGCTGCCCTGGAAGACGGCGTTTCAAAACATTGAGCTGGGGCTAAAGATTCGGGGTATGGCGAAGGGCGATCGCACCGAACTGGTCCACGACTACCTCAACCGGGTGGGGCTCTACAAGCACCGCAACAGCTACCCCCACCAGATGTCGGGCGGCATGCAGCAGAGGGCCAGCATTGTGCGGGCGCTGGTCAACTCGCCCTCGGTGCTGCTGATGGATGAGCCCTTTGCGGCCCTCGATGCCCAAACCCGCCACATGATGCAGGAGCTGCTGCTGGATATCTGGGATGACTTGAAAACGACGGTGATCTTTGTCACCCACGACATTGAGGAGGCGATCTTTTTGGGCGATCGCATCTGCATTATGGGCGTACAGCCGGGGCACATCAAGGCCGAGCTGCCGATCGGGCTGCGCCGCCCCCGCCACTTTGACGACACTCTCTCGGCGGAGTTTGTCAATCTGCATCGCCAAGTCTTCGAGTGCATCCGCGAAGAGACGATGAAAAGCATGGAGGGCTGCCTGTAG
- a CDS encoding ferredoxin family protein: MALTTQRVDVPVIVDESKCLEKCNACIEVCPLDVLVKNPETGKAYMKYDECWFCLPCEKECPTGAITVQIPFLLR, from the coding sequence ATGGCCTTAACTACCCAACGCGTCGACGTACCCGTCATTGTCGATGAATCGAAGTGCCTCGAAAAATGCAACGCCTGCATTGAGGTCTGCCCCCTGGATGTGCTGGTGAAAAACCCTGAAACCGGCAAAGCCTACATGAAGTACGACGAGTGCTGGTTCTGCCTGCCCTGCGAGAAGGAATGCCCGACAGGGGCGATTACGGTGCAGATTCCGTTCTTGCTGAGATAA